The Fusarium oxysporum Fo47 chromosome II, complete sequence genome includes a region encoding these proteins:
- a CDS encoding S-adenosyl-L-methionine-dependent methyltransferase, producing MAQPQQVDPAAIVPDNTIEDTDSSLGEDLQSSTASISSSILNYRRENGRTYHAYKDGKYALPNDEAENERLDLQHNLFLLTFDDKLGLAPPNKPDAKVKHVLDIGTGTGIWAIDYADEHPEAQVIIVPPNVNFVIDDIEDEWTYSQPFDYIHSRVMTSCIADWGDYLTKCFSNLVPGGYLEIQEVDINIKSDDGSLSPDNIMLKSLALLNEASVMFGRPYLDILSLVDIMKNVGFKDVVVEKFKWPINSWPRDKKAKLLGSWCYTNMACGLEAFTMAPLTRAHGWTPEEVNLWLVHQRKAMADRNTHAYWPLQASGNFGTPITVALTKAGFNITIITRNESKSTFPDGIPVIRIDYTLDALTQALSGQDAVVCVVGPAGITLQATMIDAALAAGVKRFIVDDYGWGPEFRSYPEFEGVRAQRTVGVDRAKEHAAANPNFTWTSIATGNPIDWALKRFPTMGFDIKNRNAIIYDRGEEYFTGTTLEGIGQSVVGVLQHPEETVNHHVKVLSIKTCQNELLEAFQEGTGSEWDVQRRTSRELIDGARKKRDNGEGGWILDLAVAQLYEAAEGGKARCIVAPSWEESDSGLLGVTKETPKSIIASVLDGI from the exons CAGTCCTCTACCGCAAGCATCTCAAGCTCAATCCTGAATTATCGCCGCGAGAACGGTAGGACCTATCATGCCTACAAAGATGGAA AATATGCTTTGCCAAatgatgaggctgaaaaTGAGAGACTTG ACCTTCAACATAACCTGTTTCTCCTCACCTTTGATGATAAGCTCGGCCTAGCCCCGCCAAACAAACCTGATGCCAAGGTCAAACATGTTCTAGATATCGGGACAGGTACTGGCATCTGGGCTATCGATTATGCGGATGAGCACCCTGAAGCTCAGGTAATTAT CGTCCCGCCGAACGTGAACTTTGTTatcgatgatatcgaggatGAATGGACTTATAGCCAGCCATTTGACTATATCCATAGTCGTGTCATGACATCTTGCATCGCAGACTGGGGCGACTATCTGACCAAGTGTTTCAG CAACCTTGTCCCTGGTGGCTATCTCGAAATCCAAGAAGTTGACATAAACATCAAATCCGATGACGGAAGCCTCAGCCCAGATAACATCATGCTCAAGTCTCTGGCCCTGTTGAATGAAGCGTCTGTCATGTTTGGCCGACCATACCTGGATATCCTATCTCTCGTGGACATCATGAAAAACGTCGGCTTTaaagatgttgttgttgagaagttcaAGTGGCCCATCAACTCTTGGCCCCGAGATAAGAAGGCCAAGTTGCTTGGAAGTTGGTGCTATACTAATATGGCTTGCGGTCTTGAGGCCTTCACTATGGCACCGTTGACTCGTGCTCACGGATGGACACCTGAGGAAGTCAATCTCTGGCTGGTCCATCAACGGAAGGCGATGGCTGATAGGAATACTCATGCTTATTGGCCGCT CCAG GCCTCTGGCAACTTCGGCACCCCCATCACTGTCGCTCTCACCAAAGCCGGCTTCAACATTACCATCATCACCCGAAATGAATCCAAGTCCACATTTCCGGATGGCATCCCTGTAATCAGAATAGACTATACTCTAGATGCACTCACCCAAGCGCTGTCTGGTCAAGACGCGGTTGTATGCGTTGTCGGTCCAGCAGGCATCACTCTGCAAGCCACGATGATCGACGCTGCTCTCGCCGCTGGTGTCAAACGCTTCATCGTTGACGACTACGGCTGGGGCCCTGAGTTCAGAAGTTACCCTGAATTCGAAGGAGTGCGCGCCCAACGAACTGTTGGTGTCGATCGCGCAAAAGAACATGCTGCTGCGAACCCCAACTTCACTTGGACCAGTATCGCGACTGGCAATCCCATTGACTGGGCGCTAAAGCGGTTCCCTACCATGGGGTTCGACATCAAAAATCGCAATGCAATCATCTATGATAGGGGCGAAGAGTACTTCACTGGAACCACTCTTGAAGGCATAGGTCAGTCGGTAGTTGGAGTCCTTCAGCACCCAGAAGAAACAGTGAATCACCACGTCAAAGTGCTCTCCATCAAAACATGTCAAAACGAGCTACTGGAAGCTTTTCAGGAGGGAACAGGAAGTGAATGGGATGTCCAGAGACGAACAAGCCGTGAGCTTATAGATGGAGCGCGAAAGAAGCGTGACAATGGCGAAGGTGGTTGGATCCTTGACTTAGCTGTCGCTCAGTTGTATGAGGCAGCTGAGGGAGGGAAAGCTCGCTGTATTGTTGCGCCGTCGTGGGAAGAGTCGGATTCCGGGTTACTTGGGGTTACTAAAGAAACACCTAAAAGCATTATCGCTTCCGTTCTGGACGGTATTTGA